A genomic stretch from Thermomonospora umbrina includes:
- a CDS encoding DUF5753 domain-containing protein gives MPTRDPLDPKISLWHFLAYAMRFEREKHGLSLAQCGQIVHAARSTVCNMEAGRLKIHEDQAKALDKKYGTPRLFELLLWFARTAHDPDWFRQCTEFEAQATLIRIYQGQVIPVPFQTEPYARALLSMSREANVDRALGVRTARQQAIFGRKDRPLLVVLLDEDALDRPVGGPAVMRAQLQHLLEVMDDPSVIVRVIPRATGEHIGLAGPFQIMNLESREVAYIGAFHGGRLVQDPVEVREMAVDFELIGAKASSEDVSRALIEKLMKGFSA, from the coding sequence ATGCCGACCAGAGACCCCCTCGACCCGAAGATCTCTCTCTGGCACTTCTTGGCCTATGCCATGCGGTTCGAAAGGGAGAAGCACGGTCTCTCGCTGGCGCAGTGCGGCCAGATCGTTCACGCCGCCCGCTCCACTGTTTGCAACATGGAGGCGGGGCGTTTGAAGATCCACGAGGACCAGGCCAAGGCGCTCGACAAGAAGTACGGCACGCCGCGTCTGTTCGAACTGCTGCTCTGGTTCGCCCGTACGGCCCATGACCCCGACTGGTTCCGCCAGTGCACCGAGTTCGAGGCTCAGGCCACGCTCATCCGCATCTACCAGGGTCAGGTCATCCCCGTCCCGTTCCAGACCGAGCCGTACGCCCGGGCCCTCCTGTCCATGTCCCGCGAGGCGAACGTCGATCGAGCGCTCGGAGTGCGCACCGCCCGGCAGCAAGCCATCTTCGGACGGAAGGATCGGCCGCTGCTCGTGGTCCTGCTCGATGAGGATGCGCTGGACCGACCTGTCGGTGGTCCGGCGGTGATGCGGGCGCAACTTCAGCATCTGCTGGAGGTGATGGACGATCCGAGCGTGATCGTCAGGGTGATCCCAAGGGCGACGGGCGAGCACATCGGGCTGGCCGGTCCGTTCCAGATCATGAACCTGGAGTCCAGAGAGGTCGCCTACATCGGGGCGTTCCACGGCGGTCGCTTGGTCCAGGACCCTGTCGAGGTTCGGGAGATGGCCGTAGATTTTGAGCTGATCGGGGCGAAGGCGTCATCCGAGGACGTCTCGCGTGCCCTGATCGAGAAGCTCATGAAGGGATTCTCTGCATGA
- a CDS encoding alkyl sulfatase dimerization domain-containing protein, which yields MPEICRVYWPSARGDPVSVTPPLEDRTDFENADKGFVGTTSEETITDDRGRVVWDFGAYAFLDAPCPETADRSLWRQCGLTARHGLFQVAEGIYQVRGFDLSNVTFIEGERGVIVIDPLLSVECAAAAIGLYRKHRGDRRVTAVVYSHSHADHFGGVRGVVPEGADVPIIAPAGFLEHAVTENVYAGTAMNRRSIFMYGAELPKGPAGQIGAGLGQTTSTGTISLIEPTSSITATGQEEVIDGVRIVFQLTPGTEAPAEMNFALPDRRALCMAENATHNLHNVLTLRGAQVRDARVWARYLTEAIELFAAGSDVLFASHHWPTWGTRELTEFLSQQRDLYAYLHDQTLRLLNRGHTGTEIAEMIELPPALERVWHARGYYGSVSHNVKAIYQRYMGWFDGNPAHLWELPPEESARRHVELMGGPQTVLAKAEESFAAGEWRWAAQILNYVVFADPSDTAARELLAKVYDRLGQGSENGTWRNFYLQGAAELRGNKPKNTLDSTSPDVVRALSVEQVFDSLAIRVDGPRAWDTRLSIDWNLTDLKDEVRIGLANGVLTQSRAHDGTPADLTVTLTKPQLLRWLATGDLDGVHTEGDRRALSTLMGLLDEGHRDFDIVTP from the coding sequence ATGCCGGAAATCTGCAGGGTGTACTGGCCATCGGCTCGAGGAGACCCCGTGAGTGTCACACCGCCGCTGGAGGACCGGACCGATTTCGAGAACGCGGACAAGGGATTCGTGGGCACGACGTCCGAGGAGACCATCACCGATGACCGGGGACGGGTCGTGTGGGACTTCGGCGCCTATGCCTTCCTGGACGCCCCGTGCCCCGAGACGGCCGACCGGAGCCTGTGGCGGCAGTGCGGGCTCACCGCCAGGCACGGCCTCTTCCAGGTGGCCGAGGGGATCTATCAGGTCCGCGGGTTCGATCTGTCGAACGTCACCTTCATCGAGGGCGAGCGGGGTGTCATCGTCATCGACCCGCTGCTGTCGGTCGAGTGCGCGGCGGCGGCGATCGGGCTGTACCGGAAACATCGCGGCGACCGCCGGGTGACCGCGGTCGTCTACAGCCACTCCCACGCCGACCATTTCGGCGGTGTGCGGGGGGTGGTGCCCGAGGGGGCGGACGTCCCGATCATCGCTCCCGCAGGGTTCCTGGAGCACGCGGTCACGGAGAACGTGTACGCCGGGACGGCCATGAACCGGCGGTCGATCTTCATGTACGGCGCCGAGCTGCCCAAGGGCCCGGCCGGTCAGATCGGCGCGGGGCTCGGCCAGACCACCTCCACGGGGACGATCTCGCTGATCGAGCCGACATCGTCGATCACGGCGACCGGTCAGGAGGAGGTGATCGACGGTGTGCGGATCGTCTTCCAGCTCACCCCGGGCACCGAGGCGCCCGCGGAGATGAACTTCGCCCTCCCCGACCGCCGGGCGCTGTGCATGGCGGAGAACGCCACCCACAACCTCCACAACGTGCTGACGCTGCGCGGCGCGCAGGTGCGCGACGCGCGGGTGTGGGCGCGTTACCTGACCGAGGCGATCGAGTTGTTCGCCGCCGGCTCCGACGTGCTGTTCGCCTCGCACCACTGGCCGACCTGGGGCACCCGGGAGCTCACCGAGTTCCTGTCCCAGCAGCGCGACCTGTACGCCTACCTGCACGATCAGACGTTGCGGCTGCTCAACCGGGGCCACACCGGCACCGAGATCGCCGAGATGATCGAGCTTCCGCCGGCGCTGGAACGGGTGTGGCACGCCCGCGGCTACTACGGCTCGGTGTCCCACAACGTCAAGGCGATCTACCAGCGGTACATGGGCTGGTTCGACGGCAACCCCGCACATCTGTGGGAGCTGCCCCCGGAGGAGTCGGCGCGCAGGCACGTCGAGCTGATGGGAGGCCCGCAGACCGTTCTGGCCAAGGCGGAGGAGTCCTTCGCGGCGGGCGAATGGCGTTGGGCCGCACAGATCCTCAACTACGTCGTGTTCGCCGACCCGTCCGACACCGCCGCCCGGGAACTCCTCGCGAAGGTCTACGACAGGCTCGGCCAGGGCAGCGAGAACGGCACCTGGCGGAACTTCTATCTGCAGGGCGCGGCCGAGCTGCGCGGGAACAAGCCGAAGAACACCCTCGACAGCACCAGCCCCGACGTCGTTCGCGCCCTCAGCGTCGAGCAGGTCTTCGACTCCCTGGCCATCCGCGTCGACGGACCCCGCGCCTGGGACACCCGCCTGAGCATCGACTGGAACCTCACCGATCTCAAGGACGAGGTCAGGATCGGCCTGGCCAACGGGGTCCTCACCCAGAGCAGGGCGCACGACGGGACGCCCGCCGACCTCACGGTGACCCTGACCAAGCCGCAGTTGCTCCGATGGCTCGCCACCGGCGACCTGGACGGTGTCCACACCGAGGGAGACCGGCGGGCGCTCTCCACGCTGATGGGGCTCCTGGACGAAGGCCACCGCGACTTCGACATCGTCACCCCGTGA
- a CDS encoding ATP-binding protein → MDDTFLVASELINNAIQETPGKNICFRLSRDAIYVVVAVWDSSPALPQTRPRTQPTLETLDLTPQGWDDNGGWGLPLVVALAADCGCKPDPQGGKWVWARLKP, encoded by the coding sequence TTGGACGACACGTTCCTGGTCGCGTCCGAACTGATCAACAACGCGATCCAAGAGACCCCCGGCAAGAACATCTGTTTCCGGCTCAGCCGAGACGCCATCTACGTCGTCGTGGCGGTCTGGGACTCCAGCCCCGCCCTGCCCCAGACCAGGCCACGCACCCAGCCCACCCTGGAGACGCTCGACCTCACCCCGCAAGGGTGGGACGACAACGGCGGCTGGGGCCTCCCCCTCGTGGTCGCCCTCGCCGCCGACTGCGGCTGCAAGCCCGACCCCCAAGGCGGCAAGTGGGTCTGGGCCCGCCTCAAGCCCTGA
- a CDS encoding DUF389 domain-containing protein, translating to MLNGLRDRLVPAAQRRTPEELTDDLDLRAGDRASRYSAFWTLLVLSAVIAATGVLSDSTATVIGAMIIAPLSTPIMGMALGLVQRSSTGAGRFVLGGTAAVIGVGLAASLAVPGSYELLSNGQIAGRTSPGLADLIAAMATGLAGAIALARRDVAAILPGVAIAISLVPPLVVAGVCLGRGAFALAFGALVLFLSNMLSLVLAGTFVFASLGYTGPPRAGASRARVVAALSGLGVLITVVLVLSTVATYAFAAWENEVRRVTAQWLASDRDAEVIDVRRHAATFHISVRVPGEPPPVSDLLARLRGVVPDGVPIVVETTRGRVIDAGRVGSLLDVGSRTWGITTR from the coding sequence ATGCTGAACGGCCTGCGCGACCGGCTGGTGCCGGCGGCGCAGCGGCGGACGCCGGAGGAGCTCACCGACGATCTCGACCTGCGCGCCGGCGACCGCGCGTCCCGGTACTCGGCGTTCTGGACGCTGCTGGTGCTGTCGGCGGTGATCGCGGCGACGGGGGTGCTCTCGGACTCCACGGCGACCGTGATCGGCGCCATGATCATCGCCCCGTTGTCGACGCCGATCATGGGGATGGCGCTCGGCCTGGTGCAACGGTCGAGCACGGGCGCGGGGCGCTTCGTCCTGGGCGGCACGGCCGCGGTGATCGGTGTGGGCCTGGCCGCGTCCCTGGCCGTTCCCGGCTCCTATGAGCTGTTGTCCAACGGTCAGATCGCGGGACGGACCTCGCCCGGGCTCGCCGATCTCATCGCCGCGATGGCCACCGGACTGGCCGGCGCGATCGCCTTGGCCCGCCGTGACGTCGCCGCGATCCTGCCCGGCGTCGCCATCGCCATCTCCCTGGTGCCCCCGCTCGTCGTCGCGGGCGTGTGCCTCGGGCGTGGAGCCTTCGCGCTCGCGTTCGGGGCCCTGGTGCTGTTCCTGTCCAACATGCTCTCGCTCGTCCTCGCCGGAACGTTCGTGTTCGCCTCGCTCGGCTATACCGGCCCGCCGCGCGCCGGGGCCTCCCGCGCCCGCGTCGTGGCGGCGCTGAGCGGGCTCGGCGTCCTCATCACGGTCGTGCTGGTCCTCAGCACGGTGGCCACCTACGCGTTCGCCGCCTGGGAGAACGAGGTGCGGCGGGTGACGGCCCAATGGCTGGCGTCCGACCGGGACGCCGAGGTCATCGACGTCCGGCGGCACGCTGCGACCTTCCACATCTCCGTCCGCGTCCCGGGCGAACCGCCCCCCGTCTCGGATCTGCTCGCCCGGCTGCGCGGAGTCGTCCCCGACGGCGTGCCGATCGTGGTCGAGACGACCAGGGGACGAGTGATCGACGCCGGTCGGGTCGGCTCCCTCCTCGATGTGGGGTCGCGCACGTGGGGTATCACCACCCGCTGA
- a CDS encoding amidohydrolase family protein: MNENYLESLPLIDHHCHGLVRRDLDREAFEGLLTEGSGAGPYGGTLFDSQIGMAVRRWCAPVLGLPVHAAPEDYLDRRAELGADEVNTRFLRAAGLAALCVDTGIPEPLLTPVELGELAGAPAYEVVRLEALAEEIAADGTTAAGFADAFRERLAARARDAVAFKSIAAYRVGLAFREGRPSDAEVTEAAGRWLSSGVRRVADETMHRFFVWCAVEHGLPLQFHVAYGDDDVDVHRSNPLLLTGLLRELAPTGTPVMLLHNYPYHREAGYLAQVFPNVFVDVGLATHNTGRRARALLEETLELTPFGKFLYSSDAYGLPELYHLAAVLFRHAVGALLRDATADHSWPESDAPRLARMFTADNARRAYHLNDRAPDARHRTST; the protein is encoded by the coding sequence ATGAACGAGAACTACCTGGAGTCGCTGCCGCTGATCGACCACCACTGCCACGGACTGGTCCGCCGAGACCTGGACCGTGAGGCCTTCGAGGGCCTGCTGACCGAGGGCTCGGGGGCGGGCCCGTACGGCGGCACGCTGTTCGACAGCCAGATCGGCATGGCCGTCCGCCGCTGGTGCGCCCCGGTGCTCGGTCTGCCCGTCCACGCCGCCCCCGAGGACTACCTGGATCGACGCGCCGAGCTGGGCGCCGACGAGGTCAACACCCGGTTCCTCCGGGCGGCCGGGCTCGCGGCCCTGTGCGTCGACACCGGCATTCCGGAGCCCTTGCTCACCCCCGTCGAGCTGGGAGAACTCGCCGGGGCCCCGGCGTACGAGGTCGTCCGCCTGGAGGCCCTCGCCGAGGAGATCGCGGCCGACGGCACCACGGCCGCCGGCTTCGCGGACGCCTTCCGGGAACGGCTCGCCGCACGGGCCCGCGACGCCGTCGCCTTCAAGTCGATCGCCGCCTACCGGGTCGGCCTGGCCTTCCGGGAGGGCCGGCCGAGCGACGCCGAGGTGACGGAGGCCGCCGGACGCTGGCTGTCGTCCGGCGTGCGCAGGGTGGCCGACGAGACCATGCACCGCTTCTTCGTGTGGTGCGCGGTGGAGCACGGCCTGCCCCTCCAGTTCCACGTGGCCTACGGCGACGACGACGTGGACGTACACCGCTCCAACCCGCTGCTGCTCACCGGCCTACTCCGCGAACTGGCCCCCACCGGCACCCCGGTCATGCTCCTGCACAACTACCCGTACCACCGGGAGGCGGGCTACCTCGCGCAGGTCTTCCCGAACGTGTTCGTCGACGTCGGCCTCGCCACCCACAACACCGGACGCCGTGCCCGTGCCCTACTGGAGGAGACCCTCGAACTGACCCCCTTCGGCAAGTTCCTCTACTCCTCCGACGCCTACGGCCTGCCCGAGCTGTACCACCTGGCCGCCGTCCTGTTCCGCCACGCGGTGGGCGCCCTGCTCCGGGACGCGACCGCCGACCACTCCTGGCCAGAGTCCGACGCCCCCCGCCTGGCCCGCATGTTCACCGCCGACAACGCTCGCCGCGCCTACCACCTGAACGACCGAGCCCCGGACGCCCGTCACCGCACGTCGACGTAG
- a CDS encoding DUF397 domain-containing protein, protein MIYWRKSSYSGSATDEFCVELAELPARVGIRDSKDPEGGRLVVGPVAFGELVGRIKEGAHDRSR, encoded by the coding sequence ATGATCTATTGGCGCAAGAGCTCCTACAGCGGCAGTGCGACGGACGAGTTCTGTGTTGAGCTTGCCGAGTTGCCCGCGAGGGTGGGGATTCGGGATTCGAAGGATCCGGAGGGTGGTCGGTTGGTCGTGGGGCCGGTCGCCTTCGGGGAGTTGGTGGGGCGGATCAAGGAAGGTGCTCACGACCGTTCCCGCTGA
- the lepB gene encoding signal peptidase I, which yields MSSDADTGNAPPDEESRKKKRPFWRELPVLVGGSLLLAFALKVFLVQAFFIPSGSMENTLQVGDRVLVNKFVYRVRDIKRGETVVFNGLDSWDAEAPRQKDYIKRVIGIAGDHIKCCDSQGRITVNGVPLNEGSYLYRDPRSGVRNRPSALPFETVVPPGSLWVMGDHRDVSRDSRLFPDAPGGGAIPESRVIGRAFVIVWPLRHIGKLPVPETFDGPAQKAADALPPAAPFVVGPAFAVPWFHRRRRTWPGIAPRSGEGLR from the coding sequence ATGAGCTCTGACGCCGACACCGGAAATGCGCCGCCCGACGAAGAGTCGCGAAAAAAGAAACGGCCCTTCTGGCGCGAACTCCCCGTCCTCGTCGGAGGCTCCCTGCTCCTGGCCTTCGCCCTGAAGGTGTTCCTCGTCCAGGCGTTCTTCATTCCGTCCGGCTCGATGGAGAACACCCTCCAGGTCGGGGACCGGGTCCTCGTCAACAAATTCGTCTACCGCGTCCGCGACATCAAGCGCGGAGAAACCGTCGTCTTCAACGGCCTCGACTCCTGGGACGCGGAGGCGCCCCGTCAGAAGGACTACATCAAACGGGTCATCGGCATAGCCGGTGACCACATCAAATGCTGTGACTCCCAAGGTCGGATCACCGTCAACGGCGTCCCCTTGAATGAGGGCTCCTACCTCTACCGTGACCCGCGATCCGGGGTGCGCAACCGGCCCTCCGCCCTTCCCTTCGAGACCGTCGTGCCCCCGGGGTCGCTCTGGGTCATGGGCGACCACCGCGACGTGTCCAGGGACTCGCGCCTGTTCCCGGACGCCCCCGGCGGCGGCGCCATTCCGGAGAGCCGGGTGATCGGCCGCGCCTTCGTCATCGTCTGGCCGCTCCGGCACATCGGCAAGCTGCCCGTCCCCGAGACCTTCGACGGCCCGGCCCAGAAGGCGGCGGACGCCCTGCCGCCCGCCGCGCCCTTCGTCGTCGGCCCGGCCTTCGCCGTTCCGTGGTTCCACCGACGTCGCCGGACATGGCCCGGTATCGCACCTCGATCCGGGGAAGGGCTGCGGTGA
- a CDS encoding DUF397 domain-containing protein: MIYWRKSSHSGSANDEFCVELAGLPARVGIRDSKDPEGGRLVVGPVAFGELVGRIKEGAHDRSR; encoded by the coding sequence ATGATCTATTGGCGGAAGAGCTCCCACAGCGGCAGCGCTAACGACGAGTTCTGTGTGGAACTGGCCGGCTTGCCCGCGAGGGTGGGGATTCGGGACTCGAAGGATCCGGAGGGTGGTCGGTTGGTCGTGGGGCCGGTCGCCTTCGGGGAGTTGGTGGGGCGGATCAAGGAAGGCGCTCACGACCGTTCCCGCTGA
- a CDS encoding class I SAM-dependent methyltransferase, which translates to MAPQDAVYTHGHHESVLRSHRWRTAENSCAYLLPHLRPGMKVLDVGCGPGTITVDLAERVAPGHVTAVEVTEEALDLARAEAAARGRTDIDFVVADVHRLDFPDDSFDIVHAHQVLQHVGDPVQALREMRRVCRPGGIVAARDSDYAAFTWYPESSELTTWMDLYQRVARANGGEPDAGRRLLSWARRAGFTEVTPTASTWCFATPEDRAWWGGMWADRILESQMADQAVASGAATRPDLERISAGWRTWTAADDGWLTILHGEILCRP; encoded by the coding sequence ATGGCCCCTCAAGACGCCGTCTACACCCACGGTCACCACGAATCGGTCCTGCGATCCCACCGCTGGCGTACCGCCGAGAACTCCTGTGCCTACCTCCTGCCGCACCTGAGGCCCGGCATGAAGGTGCTGGACGTCGGCTGCGGCCCCGGCACCATCACCGTCGACCTGGCCGAACGCGTCGCCCCCGGCCACGTCACCGCCGTCGAGGTCACCGAGGAGGCCCTGGACCTCGCCCGCGCCGAGGCCGCCGCCCGAGGACGCACGGACATCGACTTCGTTGTGGCCGACGTCCACCGCCTGGACTTCCCGGACGACTCGTTCGACATCGTCCACGCCCACCAGGTGCTGCAGCACGTGGGCGACCCCGTGCAGGCCCTGCGGGAGATGCGTCGCGTATGCCGGCCGGGCGGCATCGTCGCCGCCCGGGACAGCGACTACGCCGCGTTCACCTGGTATCCGGAGTCGTCCGAGCTCACCACGTGGATGGACCTCTACCAGCGGGTCGCCCGGGCCAACGGCGGTGAGCCCGACGCCGGCCGCCGCCTCCTGTCCTGGGCCCGCCGCGCCGGCTTCACCGAGGTCACGCCCACCGCGTCCACCTGGTGTTTCGCCACTCCCGAGGACCGCGCCTGGTGGGGCGGCATGTGGGCCGACCGCATCCTCGAGTCCCAGATGGCCGACCAGGCCGTCGCCTCCGGCGCGGCCACCCGACCCGACCTCGAACGCATCTCAGCGGGCTGGCGCACCTGGACCGCCGCCGACGACGGCTGGCTCACCATTCTCCACGGCGAGATCCTCTGCCGCCCCTGA
- a CDS encoding VOC family protein, with translation MVVRRVMPVIQSEAVEESREFYGLLGLEEVMNLGWITTLASPSSPAAQVSIMTRDQTAPVTPDLSVEVDDVDAVYAAVRASGAEIVHPLQDEEWGTRRFFVRDPNGRVVNVLSHR, from the coding sequence ATGGTCGTTCGCCGTGTCATGCCCGTCATCCAGTCCGAGGCCGTGGAGGAGAGCCGGGAGTTCTACGGCCTGCTGGGCCTCGAAGAGGTCATGAACCTCGGCTGGATCACCACGCTCGCCTCCCCCTCCAGTCCCGCGGCGCAGGTCAGCATCATGACCAGGGACCAGACGGCACCCGTCACCCCGGACCTGAGCGTCGAGGTGGACGACGTGGACGCCGTCTACGCCGCCGTACGGGCGAGCGGCGCGGAGATCGTCCACCCCTTGCAGGACGAGGAGTGGGGCACCCGACGCTTCTTCGTCCGCGACCCCAACGGCCGAGTGGTCAACGTCCTGAGCCACCGCTGA